The Kitasatospora paranensis genome has a window encoding:
- the rpmD gene encoding 50S ribosomal protein L30, whose amino-acid sequence MARLKVTQTKSYIGSKQNHRDTLRSLGLKRLNDTVVKEDRPEIRGMVHTVRHLVTVEEVD is encoded by the coding sequence ATGGCCCGCCTCAAGGTCACGCAGACCAAGTCGTACATCGGTAGCAAGCAGAACCACCGTGACACCCTGCGTTCGCTCGGCCTGAAGCGGCTGAACGACACCGTGGTGAAGGAGGACCGCCCGGAGATCCGCGGCATGGTCCACACCGTTCGTCACCTCGTCACGGTCGAGGAGGTGGACTGA
- the rpsH gene encoding 30S ribosomal protein S8 — MTMTDPIADMLTRLRNANSAYHDSVVMPSSKIKAHVAEMLQQEGYISSYKVEDPAEGEVGKKLTIELKFGPNRERSIAGIKRISKPGLRVYAKSTNLPKVLGGLGVAIISTSSGLLTDKQAAKKGVGGEVLAYVW; from the coding sequence ATGACCATGACCGACCCCATCGCAGACATGCTCACTCGTCTGCGGAACGCCAACTCGGCGTACCACGACTCCGTCGTGATGCCGTCGAGCAAGATCAAGGCGCATGTCGCCGAGATGCTGCAGCAGGAGGGTTACATCTCCTCCTACAAGGTCGAGGACCCCGCAGAGGGCGAGGTCGGCAAGAAGCTGACCATCGAGCTCAAGTTCGGTCCGAACCGCGAGCGTTCCATCGCCGGCATCAAGCGCATCAGCAAGCCGGGTCTGCGTGTTTACGCAAAGTCCACCAACCTGCCGAAGGTGCTCGGCGGCCTGGGCGTGGCGATCATCTCCACGTCTTCCGGTCTCCTCACCGACAAGCAGGCCGCCAAGAAGGGCGTAGGCGGAGAAGTTCTCGCCTACGTCTGGTAA
- the mscL gene encoding large conductance mechanosensitive channel protein MscL, with amino-acid sequence MFKGFRDFMMRGNVIDLAVGVVIGAAFTGVVTGFVGAFLTPLVGVAVGAAGDFRNKSADLGGVVFPYGQFLNALIAFVLTAAVLYFCVVLPVTKATARYLPKKPSVPKRPCPECLTEIPQAARRCSSCTAVVQPLVPVPSQHRV; translated from the coding sequence GTGTTCAAGGGCTTCCGGGACTTCATGATGCGGGGCAACGTCATCGACCTGGCGGTCGGTGTCGTGATCGGCGCGGCGTTCACCGGTGTGGTGACCGGGTTCGTCGGCGCCTTCCTCACCCCGCTGGTCGGCGTGGCCGTCGGCGCGGCGGGTGACTTCCGCAACAAGTCGGCCGACCTGGGCGGCGTGGTCTTCCCGTACGGCCAGTTCCTCAACGCCCTGATCGCCTTCGTGCTCACCGCCGCGGTGCTGTACTTCTGCGTGGTCCTGCCCGTCACCAAGGCGACCGCGCGCTACCTGCCGAAGAAGCCGAGCGTGCCGAAGCGGCCCTGCCCGGAGTGCCTGACCGAGATCCCGCAGGCGGCCCGCCGGTGTTCCTCGTGCACCGCGGTCGTGCAGCCGCTGGTTCCCGTCCCGAGCCAGCACCGAGTGTGA
- the rplQ gene encoding 50S ribosomal protein L17, translating into MPRPTKGARLGGGPHHEPLLLAGLCRELFQYGRITTTEAKARRMRPLAEKLITKAKKGDIHNRRLVRKTITDVAVLHTLFTEIAPRYEARPGGYTRITKIGTRRGDNAPMAVIELVEGEIAAKATVAEAEAAAKRAVKEADEAKVEETKADEAEAAETTEA; encoded by the coding sequence ATGCCGCGTCCCACGAAGGGTGCCCGCCTCGGCGGCGGCCCGCACCACGAGCCGCTGCTGCTCGCCGGTCTGTGCCGGGAGCTGTTCCAGTACGGCCGCATCACCACGACCGAGGCCAAGGCCCGTCGGATGCGCCCGCTGGCGGAGAAGCTGATCACCAAGGCGAAGAAGGGCGACATCCACAACCGTCGCCTGGTCCGCAAGACGATCACCGACGTGGCCGTCCTGCACACCCTCTTCACCGAGATCGCGCCCCGCTACGAGGCCCGTCCCGGTGGCTACACCCGCATCACCAAGATCGGCACCCGTCGTGGCGACAACGCCCCGATGGCCGTGATCGAGCTGGTCGAGGGCGAGATCGCCGCCAAGGCGACCGTCGCCGAGGCCGAGGCCGCCGCCAAGCGCGCGGTCAAGGAGGCCGACGAGGCCAAGGTCGAGGAGACCAAGGCCGACGAGGCCGAGGCCGCGGAGACCACCGAGGCCTGA
- the rpsE gene encoding 30S ribosomal protein S5 — translation MAGPQRRGSGAGGGTGGERRDRKRDDRGNAPAVEKTAYVERVVAINRVAKVVKGGRRFSFTALVVVGDGDGTVGVGYGKAKEVPAAIAKGVEEAKKSFFKVPRIQGTIPHPVQGEKAAGVVLLKPASPGTGVIAGGPVRAVLECAGVHDILSKSLGSDNAINIVHATVAALKGLVRPEEIAARRGLPLEDVAPAALLRARAAGVGA, via the coding sequence ATGGCTGGACCCCAGCGCCGCGGTAGCGGCGCCGGCGGTGGCACCGGCGGCGAGCGGCGCGACCGTAAGCGTGACGACCGGGGCAACGCCCCCGCCGTCGAGAAGACTGCTTACGTCGAGCGCGTCGTCGCGATCAACCGTGTCGCCAAGGTTGTCAAGGGTGGTCGTCGTTTCAGCTTCACCGCGCTGGTCGTGGTGGGCGACGGTGACGGCACCGTGGGTGTCGGTTACGGGAAGGCGAAGGAGGTTCCGGCCGCCATCGCCAAGGGTGTTGAGGAGGCCAAGAAGAGCTTCTTCAAGGTCCCCCGTATCCAGGGCACCATCCCGCACCCCGTTCAGGGCGAGAAGGCCGCCGGCGTCGTGCTCCTGAAGCCGGCGTCCCCCGGTACCGGCGTCATCGCCGGTGGCCCGGTGCGTGCCGTCCTCGAGTGCGCCGGCGTTCACGACATCCTGTCGAAGTCGCTCGGCTCGGACAACGCGATCAACATCGTGCACGCCACGGTCGCCGCTCTGAAGGGCCTCGTGCGCCCCGAGGAGATCGCCGCCCGTCGTGGCCTGCCGCTGGAGGACGTGGCTCCCGCCGCCCTGCTGCGGGCGCGTGCTGCAGGGGTGGGTGCCTGA
- a CDS encoding DNA-directed RNA polymerase subunit alpha, whose amino-acid sequence MLIAQRPSLTEEVVDEFRSRFVIEPLEPGFGYTLGNSLRRTLLSSIPGAAVTSIRVDGVLHEFTTVPGVKEDVTDLILNIKQLVVSSEHDEPVVMYLRKQGPGVVTAADIAPPAGVEVHNPELVLATLNGKGKLEMELTVERGRGYVSAVQNKASGQEIGRIPVDSIYSPVLKVTYKVEATRVEQRTDFDKLIVDVETKPAMRPRDAMASAGKTLVELFGLARELNIDAEGIDMGPSPTDAALAADLALPIEELELTVRSYNCLKREGIHTVGELVARSEADLLDIRNFGAKSIDEVKAKLAGMGLALKDSPPGFDPTAAADAFGADDLDDQGYAETEQY is encoded by the coding sequence ATGCTGATCGCTCAGCGTCCCTCGCTGACCGAAGAGGTCGTCGACGAATTCCGCTCGCGGTTCGTGATCGAGCCGCTGGAGCCGGGCTTCGGCTACACCCTCGGCAACTCGCTCCGCCGCACGCTCCTCTCCTCGATCCCCGGCGCCGCTGTCACCAGCATCCGGGTCGACGGTGTCCTGCACGAGTTCACCACCGTGCCGGGCGTCAAGGAGGACGTCACCGACCTCATCCTCAACATCAAGCAGCTGGTCGTCTCCTCGGAGCACGACGAGCCGGTCGTGATGTACCTGCGCAAGCAGGGCCCCGGTGTGGTCACCGCCGCCGACATCGCGCCCCCGGCCGGTGTCGAGGTGCACAACCCGGAGCTCGTCCTCGCCACGCTCAACGGCAAGGGCAAGCTGGAGATGGAGCTGACCGTCGAGCGCGGTCGCGGCTACGTCTCCGCCGTCCAGAACAAGGCCTCCGGCCAGGAGATCGGCCGCATCCCGGTCGACTCGATCTACAGCCCCGTGCTGAAGGTCACCTACAAGGTCGAGGCCACCCGTGTCGAGCAGCGGACGGACTTCGACAAGCTCATCGTCGACGTCGAGACCAAGCCCGCCATGCGCCCCCGTGACGCCATGGCCTCGGCCGGCAAGACCCTGGTGGAGCTGTTCGGTCTCGCCCGCGAGCTGAACATCGACGCCGAGGGCATCGACATGGGCCCGTCCCCGACGGACGCCGCCCTGGCCGCCGACCTGGCGCTGCCGATCGAGGAGCTGGAGCTCACCGTTCGGTCGTACAACTGCCTCAAGCGCGAGGGCATCCACACCGTGGGTGAGCTCGTCGCCCGCTCCGAGGCCGACCTGCTCGACATCCGCAACTTCGGTGCGAAGTCGATCGACGAGGTCAAGGCGAAGCTGGCCGGCATGGGCCTGGCCCTCAAGGACAGCCCGCCCGGATTCGACCCGACCGCCGCCGCCGACGCCTTCGGCGCCGACGACCTGGACGACCAGGGCTACGCGGAGACCGAGCAGTACTAA
- the map gene encoding type I methionyl aminopeptidase encodes MVEIKTSEQIAKMRAAGLVVAEALKACREAVAPGITTQELNDIADKVITDHGATSNFRADHGGLWFPGVICASVNNEIVHGIPGDRVLREGDLISIDCGAILDGWHGDAAITVAVGEVAPEHTLLSRVTEGSMWAGIAQMKKGNRLVDVSRSIEGFIRRQQLPPKGKWGIVEGYGGHGIGTAMHMEPHVLNYVAGRGKGMKLIPGTVLAIEPMVTLGTPHSTVLEDDWTVVTNDHTWASHWEHSVAVTEQGPLVLTAFDGGRAELARLGVTAAPDPLG; translated from the coding sequence ATGGTGGAGATCAAGACCTCCGAGCAGATCGCGAAGATGCGGGCGGCCGGGCTGGTCGTCGCCGAAGCGCTCAAGGCCTGCCGGGAGGCGGTCGCTCCGGGGATCACCACCCAGGAGCTCAACGACATCGCGGACAAGGTCATCACCGACCACGGTGCGACCTCGAACTTCCGCGCCGACCACGGCGGCCTCTGGTTCCCGGGCGTGATCTGCGCCTCGGTGAACAACGAGATCGTCCACGGGATCCCCGGCGACCGGGTGCTCCGCGAGGGCGACCTGATCTCGATCGACTGCGGCGCGATCCTGGACGGCTGGCACGGCGACGCGGCGATCACCGTCGCGGTCGGCGAGGTGGCCCCCGAGCACACCCTGCTCAGCAGGGTGACCGAGGGCTCCATGTGGGCCGGCATCGCCCAGATGAAGAAGGGCAACCGGCTGGTCGACGTCTCCCGGTCGATCGAGGGCTTCATCCGCCGCCAGCAGCTGCCGCCCAAGGGCAAGTGGGGCATCGTCGAGGGCTACGGCGGCCACGGCATCGGCACCGCGATGCACATGGAGCCGCATGTGCTGAACTACGTCGCCGGCCGCGGCAAGGGCATGAAGCTGATCCCCGGCACCGTCCTCGCGATCGAGCCCATGGTGACGCTCGGCACCCCGCACTCCACCGTGCTGGAGGACGACTGGACGGTCGTCACCAACGACCACACCTGGGCCTCGCACTGGGAGCACTCGGTCGCCGTCACCGAGCAGGGCCCCCTGGTGCTGACCGCCTTCGACGGCGGCCGGGCCGAGCTGGCCCGGCTCGGCGTGACGGCGGCCCCGGACCCGCTGGGCTGA
- the rplE gene encoding 50S ribosomal protein L5 → MKGQLHEQFSYENVMLIPGLVKVVVNMGVGEAARDSKLIEGAIKDLTAITGQKPAVTKARKSIAQFKLREGQPIGAHVTLRGDRMWEFVDRLVSLALPRIRDFRGLSPKQFDGRGNYTFGLTEQVMFHEIDQDKVDRQRGMDITVVTTAQTDDEGRALLRALGFPFKEA, encoded by the coding sequence ATCAAGGGCCAGCTGCACGAGCAGTTCTCGTACGAGAACGTCATGCTGATCCCCGGCCTGGTCAAGGTCGTGGTCAACATGGGTGTCGGCGAGGCCGCCCGTGACAGCAAGCTGATCGAGGGCGCGATCAAGGACCTGACCGCGATCACCGGCCAGAAGCCGGCCGTGACCAAGGCCCGCAAGTCCATCGCGCAGTTCAAGCTCCGCGAGGGTCAGCCGATCGGCGCCCACGTCACCCTCCGTGGTGACCGCATGTGGGAGTTCGTGGACCGTCTGGTGTCGCTGGCTCTGCCGCGTATCCGTGACTTCCGCGGCCTCTCGCCCAAGCAGTTCGACGGCCGTGGCAACTACACCTTCGGTCTGACCGAGCAGGTCATGTTCCACGAGATCGACCAGGACAAGGTCGACCGTCAGCGCGGTATGGACATCACCGTCGTGACCACCGCTCAGACCGACGATGAGGGCCGGGCGCTCCTGCGCGCTCTGGGCTTCCCGTTCAAGGAGGCGTGA
- the infA gene encoding translation initiation factor IF-1: MAKKQGAIEIEGTVIESLPNAMFKVELQNGHKVLAHISGKMRMHYIRILPDDRVVVELSPYDLTRGRIVYRYK, translated from the coding sequence ATGGCAAAGAAGCAAGGCGCCATTGAGATCGAGGGCACCGTGATCGAGTCTCTTCCGAACGCCATGTTCAAGGTCGAGCTGCAGAACGGTCACAAGGTCCTCGCGCACATCAGCGGCAAGATGCGGATGCACTACATCCGTATCCTCCCGGACGACCGGGTCGTGGTGGAGCTCAGCCCCTATGACCTGACGCGTGGCCGGATCGTCTACCGCTACAAGTAA
- the rpmJ gene encoding 50S ribosomal protein L36, with product MKVKPSVKKICDKCKVIRRHGRVMVICDNLRHKQRQG from the coding sequence ATGAAGGTCAAGCCGAGCGTCAAGAAGATCTGCGACAAGTGCAAGGTGATCCGCCGTCACGGCCGGGTCATGGTGATCTGCGACAACCTGCGCCACAAGCAGCGCCAGGGCTGA
- the rplF gene encoding 50S ribosomal protein L6, whose protein sequence is MSRIGRLPIPVPAGVDVTIEGQTVAVKGPKGSLTHVVAAPIEIGKGEDGTVLVSRPNDERQSKALHGLTRTLVANMITGVTQGYRKSLEISGVGYRVAAKGSTMEFALGYSHPIVVEAPEGISFVVETPTKFHVDGIDKQKVGEVAAKIRKLRKPDPYKAKGVKYAGEVIRRKVGKSGK, encoded by the coding sequence ATGTCGCGCATTGGACGGCTGCCCATCCCGGTTCCCGCCGGCGTGGACGTCACCATCGAGGGCCAGACGGTTGCGGTGAAGGGTCCCAAGGGCTCCCTCACCCATGTCGTCGCCGCGCCGATCGAGATCGGCAAGGGCGAGGACGGCACTGTGCTCGTCTCCCGCCCGAACGACGAGCGTCAGTCGAAGGCCCTTCACGGCCTGACCCGCACGCTGGTGGCGAACATGATCACCGGCGTGACCCAGGGCTACCGCAAGTCGCTGGAGATCAGCGGTGTTGGTTACCGAGTCGCAGCGAAGGGCTCCACCATGGAGTTCGCGCTCGGCTACAGCCACCCGATCGTCGTCGAGGCCCCGGAGGGCATCTCCTTCGTCGTCGAGACGCCCACCAAGTTCCACGTGGACGGCATCGACAAGCAGAAGGTCGGCGAGGTCGCTGCCAAGATCCGCAAGCTGCGCAAGCCCGACCCGTACAAGGCCAAGGGCGTCAAGTACGCGGGCGAGGTCATCCGCCGCAAGGTCGGAAAGAGTGGTAAGTAA
- the rplO gene encoding 50S ribosomal protein L15, which translates to MADSPIKLHNLRPAPGAKTAKTRVGRGEGSKGKTAGRGTKGTKARYQVPQRFEGGQMPLHMRLPKLKGFKNPAHKQFQVVNLEKLAELYPNGGEVTVADLIAKGAVRKNELVKVLGQGDIAVALQVTVDAVSGSAAEKIAAAGGSVTELL; encoded by the coding sequence ATGGCGGACTCGCCGATCAAGCTCCACAACCTGCGGCCCGCCCCGGGCGCCAAGACCGCGAAGACCCGTGTGGGTCGCGGTGAGGGTTCCAAGGGTAAGACCGCCGGTCGTGGTACCAAGGGCACCAAGGCCCGTTACCAGGTTCCGCAGCGCTTCGAGGGTGGCCAGATGCCCCTCCACATGCGCCTGCCGAAGCTGAAGGGCTTCAAGAACCCGGCCCACAAGCAGTTCCAGGTCGTGAACCTGGAGAAGCTGGCCGAGCTCTACCCGAACGGTGGCGAGGTCACCGTGGCCGACCTGATCGCGAAGGGCGCCGTTCGCAAGAACGAGCTCGTCAAGGTCCTCGGCCAGGGCGACATCGCCGTGGCGCTGCAGGTGACGGTCGACGCCGTCTCCGGCTCCGCCGCCGAGAAGATTGCCGCCGCCGGCGGTTCCGTCACCGAGCTCCTCTGA
- the rpsK gene encoding 30S ribosomal protein S11: MPPKGRQAAGAKKIRRKEKKNVAHGHAHIKSTFNNTIVSITDPSGNVISWASAGHVGFKGSRKSTPFAAQMAAEAAARRAQEHGMRKVDVFVKGPGSGRETAIRSLQATGLEVGSIQDVTPTPHNGCRPPKRRRV; the protein is encoded by the coding sequence ATGCCCCCCAAGGGTCGTCAGGCTGCCGGCGCGAAGAAGATCCGCCGCAAGGAGAAGAAGAACGTCGCTCACGGGCACGCCCACATCAAGAGCACGTTCAACAACACCATCGTTTCGATCACCGACCCCTCGGGCAACGTGATCTCCTGGGCCTCTGCCGGCCACGTCGGCTTCAAGGGCTCGCGCAAGTCCACCCCGTTCGCCGCGCAGATGGCCGCCGAGGCCGCCGCGCGTCGTGCGCAGGAGCACGGCATGCGCAAGGTCGACGTCTTCGTCAAGGGTCCGGGCTCCGGCCGTGAGACCGCGATCCGCTCGCTCCAGGCCACCGGCCTGGAGGTCGGCTCGATCCAGGACGTCACCCCCACCCCGCACAACGGCTGCCGCCCGCCGAAGCGCCGCCGCGTCTGA
- the rplR gene encoding 50S ribosomal protein L18: protein MSVSVKIGKGNAYKNAARKRRAIRVRKRVVGTEVRPRLVVTRSNRHMVAQVIDDAKGHTLASASTLDVSIRGAEGDKTELAKKVGSLVAERAKAAGIESVVFDRAGNRYAGRIAALADAAREAGLDF, encoded by the coding sequence ATGAGCGTCTCTGTCAAGATCGGCAAGGGCAACGCCTACAAGAACGCCGCCCGCAAGCGCCGCGCCATCCGCGTTCGCAAGCGCGTCGTCGGCACCGAGGTGCGTCCGCGCCTCGTCGTGACGCGTTCGAACCGTCACATGGTCGCCCAGGTCATTGACGACGCCAAGGGTCACACCCTGGCGTCGGCGTCCACCCTCGATGTGTCCATCCGTGGCGCCGAGGGCGACAAGACCGAGCTGGCCAAGAAGGTCGGGAGCCTGGTCGCCGAGCGTGCCAAGGCCGCCGGCATCGAGTCGGTCGTCTTCGACCGCGCGGGCAACCGGTACGCCGGCCGCATCGCCGCCCTGGCGGACGCGGCCCGTGAGGCCGGGCTCGACTTCTAA
- a CDS encoding type Z 30S ribosomal protein S14, translated as MAKKALIAKAERKPKFGVRAYTRCQRCGRPHSVYRKFGLCRVCLREMAHRGELPGVTKSSW; from the coding sequence ATGGCGAAGAAGGCCCTGATCGCAAAGGCCGAGCGTAAGCCGAAGTTCGGCGTTCGGGCGTACACCCGGTGCCAGCGCTGCGGTCGTCCGCACTCGGTGTACCGCAAGTTCGGCCTCTGCCGTGTGTGCCTCCGTGAGATGGCGCACCGCGGCGAGCTGCCGGGCGTGACCAAGAGCTCCTGGTAG
- a CDS encoding adenylate kinase → MRIVLVGPPGAGKGTQAHVLAKTLSIPHISTGDLFRANISQGTPLGLEAKAYMDAGRLVPDEVTIGMAKDRMLQSDAAGGFLLDGFPRNLGQAKALDEFLAEQGIALDGVLDLEVPEDEVVKRIAGRRLCRNDGGHVYHVVYNPTKTDGVCDECGGELYQRPDDTEEKVRTRLEVYHTETEPIIEYYAQQGLLVTITALGKVDEVTERAVGALEQKKSA, encoded by the coding sequence ATGCGTATCGTCCTCGTCGGACCTCCCGGGGCCGGGAAGGGTACTCAGGCGCACGTGCTCGCCAAGACCCTGTCCATCCCGCACATCTCCACCGGTGACCTGTTCCGCGCCAACATCAGCCAGGGCACCCCGTTGGGGCTCGAGGCCAAGGCGTACATGGACGCGGGTCGCCTGGTGCCGGATGAGGTCACCATCGGGATGGCCAAGGACCGGATGCTGCAGTCGGACGCCGCGGGCGGCTTCCTGCTCGACGGCTTCCCGCGCAACCTTGGCCAGGCCAAGGCCCTGGACGAGTTCCTCGCCGAGCAGGGCATCGCCCTGGACGGCGTACTCGACCTGGAGGTCCCCGAGGACGAGGTCGTCAAGCGCATCGCCGGGCGCCGGCTGTGCCGCAACGACGGCGGCCACGTGTACCACGTGGTCTACAACCCCACCAAGACCGACGGTGTCTGCGACGAGTGCGGCGGCGAGCTGTACCAGCGTCCGGACGACACCGAGGAGAAGGTGCGGACCAGGCTGGAGGTCTACCACACGGAGACCGAGCCGATCATCGAGTACTACGCCCAGCAGGGCCTGCTGGTCACCATCACCGCCCTCGGCAAGGTGGACGAGGTGACCGAGCGCGCGGTCGGTGCCCTGGAGCAGAAGAAGAGCGCCTGA
- the secY gene encoding preprotein translocase subunit SecY encodes MLSAFARAFQTPDLRKKLLFTLGIMVLFRLGAHIPIPGVNFVAVHECLSGPNKANGLFGLVNLFSGNALLQLTIFALGIMPYITASIILQLLTVVIPRLEALKKEGQAGTAKITQYTRYLTIALAVLQGTGIVATASSGALFSGCSVAGDVVPDTGVFRVATMVITMTAGTTVIMWLGELITDRGIGNGMSILIFTSIAAGFPGSMWAIKQSGKIGGGWVEFFSVIAIGIVVVCLVIFVEQAQRRIPVQYAKRMIGRRAFGGTSTYIPLKVNQAGVIPVIFASSLLYIPALVVQLTNSQAGWAAWVRTNFVRGDHPIYMATYFVLIVFFAFFYVAISFNPEEVADNMKKYGGFIPGIRAGRPTAEYLNYVLTRITWPGSLYLGLIALIPMIALVAFNANQNFPFGGTSVLIVVGVGLETVKQIESQLQQRNYEGFLR; translated from the coding sequence GTGCTCAGTGCGTTCGCGCGGGCGTTCCAGACGCCCGACCTGCGCAAGAAGCTGCTGTTCACGCTGGGCATCATGGTGCTGTTCCGGCTGGGCGCGCACATTCCCATTCCCGGCGTGAACTTCGTGGCCGTCCATGAGTGTCTGTCCGGGCCCAACAAGGCCAACGGCCTCTTCGGTCTGGTCAACCTGTTCAGCGGCAATGCGCTGCTGCAGCTGACGATCTTCGCGCTCGGCATCATGCCGTACATCACCGCCAGCATCATCCTGCAGCTCCTCACCGTCGTGATCCCGCGACTCGAGGCGCTGAAGAAGGAGGGCCAGGCGGGTACGGCGAAGATCACCCAGTACACCCGCTACCTGACCATCGCGCTCGCCGTGCTCCAGGGCACCGGCATCGTGGCGACGGCCTCCAGCGGCGCGCTGTTCTCCGGCTGCTCGGTGGCCGGCGACGTCGTGCCCGACACGGGCGTCTTCCGGGTGGCCACCATGGTCATCACGATGACGGCCGGCACCACCGTGATCATGTGGCTCGGCGAGCTCATCACCGACCGCGGCATCGGCAACGGCATGTCGATCCTGATCTTCACCTCCATCGCGGCCGGCTTCCCCGGCTCGATGTGGGCGATCAAGCAGTCCGGCAAGATCGGCGGCGGCTGGGTCGAGTTCTTCAGCGTCATCGCGATCGGCATCGTGGTGGTCTGCCTCGTCATCTTCGTCGAGCAGGCCCAGCGCCGGATCCCGGTGCAGTACGCGAAGCGGATGATCGGGCGCCGCGCCTTCGGCGGTACCTCGACCTACATCCCGCTCAAGGTCAACCAGGCCGGTGTGATCCCGGTCATCTTCGCCTCGTCGCTCCTCTACATCCCGGCCCTGGTGGTGCAGCTCACCAACAGCCAGGCCGGCTGGGCGGCGTGGGTCCGGACGAACTTCGTCAGGGGTGACCACCCGATCTACATGGCGACCTACTTCGTGCTGATCGTCTTCTTCGCCTTCTTCTACGTGGCCATCTCGTTCAACCCCGAAGAAGTTGCGGACAATATGAAGAAGTATGGTGGCTTCATCCCGGGTATCCGGGCCGGCCGCCCGACGGCCGAGTACCTGAACTACGTGCTCACCCGCATCACGTGGCCAGGATCGCTCTACCTGGGCCTGATCGCGTTGATCCCGATGATCGCCCTGGTTGCCTTCAACGCGAACCAGAACTTCCCGTTCGGCGGCACCAGCGTGCTCATCGTCGTCGGCGTCGGACTCGAAACTGTGAAGCAGATCGAGAGCCAGCTCCAGCAGCGCAATTACGAAGGGTTCCTCCGCTGA
- the rpsM gene encoding 30S ribosomal protein S13: MARLAGVDLPREKRIEIALTYVYGIGRTRAQQTLAETGVSADIRVRDISEEDLIKLREYIDANYKVEGDLRREVAADIRRKVEIGCYEGLRHRRGLPVRGQRTHTNARTRKGPRRAIAGKKKPGKK, from the coding sequence ATGGCACGCCTCGCCGGCGTTGATCTCCCCCGCGAGAAGCGGATCGAGATCGCCCTCACCTACGTGTACGGCATCGGTCGCACCCGCGCCCAGCAGACCCTCGCCGAGACGGGCGTGAGCGCGGACATCCGCGTTCGCGACATCTCCGAGGAAGACCTCATCAAGCTGCGCGAGTACATCGACGCGAACTACAAGGTGGAGGGTGACCTCCGCCGTGAGGTCGCCGCCGACATCCGCCGCAAGGTCGAGATCGGCTGCTACGAGGGCCTGCGCCACCGTCGCGGTCTGCCCGTCCGCGGCCAGCGCACCCACACCAACGCGCGTACCCGCAAGGGCCCGCGTCGCGCGATTGCCGGCAAGAAGAAGCCGGGCAAGAAGTAG
- the truA gene encoding tRNA pseudouridine(38-40) synthase TruA → MVNDCAEPAPVKDGPADGHRRIRLDLAYQGADFSGWARQRGRRTVQEEIETALQIVTRSALPYQLTVAGRTDAGVHARGQVAHVDLPDAVWDEHGEKLLRRLAGRLPADIRIYRLGEAPHGFDARFAAVWRRYAYRVADHPGGVDPLLRGHVLWHDRPLDVDRMNEAARLLLGEHDFAAYCKKREGATTIRTLLELHWDRVPVDPYAAQEGTLAVATVRADAFCHNMVRSLVGAMLLVGDGHRPVDFPGQVLAGRVRNSAVNVVRPYGLTLEEVGYPADDLLAERNRAARRMRTLPGQA, encoded by the coding sequence GTGGTCAACGACTGTGCCGAGCCGGCCCCCGTCAAGGACGGGCCCGCCGACGGCCACCGCCGGATCCGGCTCGACCTCGCCTACCAGGGCGCCGACTTCTCCGGCTGGGCCCGCCAGCGCGGCCGGCGCACCGTGCAGGAGGAGATCGAGACCGCCCTGCAGATCGTCACCCGCAGCGCCCTCCCGTACCAGCTGACCGTGGCCGGCCGCACCGACGCCGGGGTGCACGCCCGCGGCCAGGTGGCGCACGTCGACCTGCCCGACGCGGTCTGGGACGAGCACGGCGAGAAGCTGCTGCGCCGGCTCGCCGGCCGGCTGCCCGCCGACATCCGGATCTACCGCCTCGGCGAGGCGCCGCACGGCTTCGACGCCCGCTTCGCCGCCGTCTGGCGGCGCTACGCCTACCGGGTCGCCGACCACCCCGGCGGCGTCGACCCGCTGCTGCGCGGCCACGTGCTCTGGCACGACCGGCCGCTGGACGTCGACCGGATGAACGAGGCCGCCCGGCTGCTCCTCGGCGAGCACGACTTCGCCGCGTACTGCAAGAAGCGCGAGGGCGCCACCACCATCCGCACCCTGCTCGAACTGCACTGGGACCGCGTCCCGGTCGACCCGTACGCCGCGCAGGAGGGCACCCTGGCGGTCGCCACCGTCCGCGCCGACGCGTTCTGCCACAACATGGTGCGCTCGCTGGTCGGCGCGATGCTGCTGGTCGGCGACGGCCACCGGCCGGTCGACTTCCCCGGCCAGGTCCTGGCCGGCCGGGTACGCAACTCGGCGGTGAACGTCGTCCGTCCCTACGGCCTGACCCTGGAGGAGGTCGGCTACCCGGCCGACGACCTGCTCGCCGAGCGCAACCGGGCCGCCCGGCGGATGCGGACCCTGCCGGGCCAGGCCTGA